Proteins encoded by one window of Streptomyces sp. LX-29:
- a CDS encoding AfsR/SARP family transcriptional regulator — protein MLGPLRAWRGGVQLELGPVRQQALLTALLLRPGTTVSRQQLLDGVWGSEPPGTGAKVIPVYVHQLRKRLGREGDGPSDSVIVTDRGGYRFVPQNVWMDVARLKEIVAEAHAARDSGDLDAAAGAWSTALELFRGDPLAGIPGPFAQGERLRLTEHRLALVQDKVACQLRLGRQAEVVGELYALAETHPHNESLAALLMRALYAGNRQADALAVFAKVRRRLVRDQGAEPGGELRRVHEAVLRADEAFLLGASPRPHRTTDGASPRPRQSTDRRPAPAHPLRRVRNELPVGVGGFTGRGRELDMLLAPADEQTVTVRAVDGMAGVGKTALVVCAARAMRECYPDGCLFVDLHGHREGRQPTVPHRALGRLLRAVGDTGEGDDETSEDLDGLAASWRAATADLRLILVVDDASAAEQVRPLLPAGPGSLVLVTSRQRLTGLDADRRISLAPLDTDEAVALLTRIVGDPGSDPERAAVRELARLCGRLPLALRVVGARIQSRPSWALERMAARLADDEHRLGELAVEDRSVEAAFRVSYDHLPDIERRAFRALGLSPTVELDRLTLAAMLDLMPPDAERALESLVEASLVQQVSADRYRLHDLVAVYARRLAAAYPADVAATRAGVLRLYVAAARRASDWGPSAFPAGPRPDTAPFADWEEASAWLDAVGYELVDVVGHAAAVGHVDDACWLAEGLCDYLTRQGRYHECRAAIEIALPLAEQATDQRMVSELRTCMGIALGLQGQYEQARRWLRDALEISRRTGDLMEQARALGSLGIFANAAGEPAEAAALLAESAGLAQVDDDWPTVMYLANIGAIHHQVGQHEEAHDCYAASVVLAEKIGSPRILSKTLFRMGTLQLDRGRHAEAADSLRRAAGLAERVRDIPLYAAVLGRLATAEECLGNPAGAKELHRRALAAVGERSGTRLEAEIRNRLGWRHAATEDLTQARDRYERAIARSCTDPGELARTIDGLHRSGQPGPGGSSPPRTPA, from the coding sequence GTGCTCGGTCCGCTCCGGGCCTGGCGCGGCGGCGTGCAGCTGGAGCTCGGCCCGGTTCGCCAGCAGGCTCTGCTGACGGCGCTGCTGCTGCGGCCGGGCACGACCGTCAGCCGACAGCAGCTGCTTGACGGGGTATGGGGTTCGGAGCCGCCGGGCACGGGTGCCAAGGTGATCCCGGTCTACGTGCACCAGCTGCGCAAACGTCTGGGCCGTGAGGGAGACGGCCCCTCCGACTCCGTGATCGTCACCGACCGCGGTGGCTACCGCTTCGTCCCACAGAACGTCTGGATGGACGTGGCTCGGCTGAAGGAGATCGTCGCCGAGGCGCACGCCGCGCGGGACTCCGGTGACCTGGACGCCGCGGCGGGGGCGTGGTCCACCGCCCTGGAGCTGTTCCGGGGCGATCCCCTGGCCGGGATTCCTGGGCCCTTCGCCCAGGGAGAGCGCCTGCGGCTGACGGAGCACAGGCTCGCGTTGGTGCAGGACAAGGTGGCGTGCCAGCTGCGGCTGGGCCGCCAAGCCGAGGTCGTGGGAGAGCTGTACGCCCTGGCCGAGACGCATCCGCACAACGAGTCGCTGGCCGCCCTGTTGATGCGTGCTCTCTACGCCGGCAACCGGCAGGCTGATGCGCTGGCTGTCTTCGCCAAGGTGCGCCGCCGTCTGGTGAGGGACCAGGGCGCGGAGCCAGGCGGTGAGCTGCGGCGGGTGCACGAGGCGGTGCTGCGCGCTGATGAAGCCTTCCTTCTCGGCGCGTCGCCACGGCCGCACCGGACGACGGACGGCGCGTCGCCACGACCGCGCCAGTCGACGGACCGGCGGCCCGCACCTGCTCACCCGCTCCGACGCGTGCGCAATGAACTACCAGTCGGCGTAGGCGGGTTCACCGGCCGAGGCCGCGAGCTCGACATGCTCCTTGCGCCGGCCGATGAGCAGACGGTGACGGTCCGCGCGGTGGACGGCATGGCCGGGGTCGGCAAGACCGCGCTGGTGGTGTGCGCCGCGCGTGCGATGCGGGAGTGCTATCCGGACGGCTGCCTGTTCGTGGACCTCCACGGTCATCGCGAGGGGCGGCAGCCAACGGTCCCGCACCGCGCGCTGGGCCGGTTGCTGCGGGCAGTCGGCGATACCGGCGAAGGCGACGACGAGACATCGGAGGACCTCGACGGGCTGGCCGCGTCATGGAGGGCCGCGACCGCCGACCTCCGGCTGATCCTGGTGGTCGATGACGCATCCGCTGCCGAGCAGGTGCGCCCGCTGCTGCCCGCCGGGCCCGGCAGCCTCGTGCTGGTGACCAGCCGTCAGCGACTGACCGGACTGGACGCCGACCGCAGGATCTCGCTGGCGCCGCTGGACACCGACGAGGCGGTGGCCCTGCTGACCCGCATCGTCGGCGATCCGGGCTCCGATCCCGAGCGTGCGGCGGTGCGCGAGCTGGCCCGCCTCTGCGGCCGGCTGCCGCTGGCCCTGCGTGTCGTCGGGGCGCGGATACAGAGCCGCCCCTCATGGGCGCTGGAGCGCATGGCGGCCCGGCTGGCTGACGACGAGCACCGGCTCGGCGAGCTCGCCGTGGAGGACCGCAGCGTCGAGGCGGCCTTCCGGGTCTCCTACGACCACCTCCCGGACATCGAACGGCGCGCGTTCCGCGCGCTGGGCCTGTCGCCGACCGTGGAGCTCGACCGGCTGACGCTGGCCGCCATGCTCGACCTCATGCCACCCGACGCCGAGCGCGCCCTGGAGAGCCTGGTCGAGGCAAGCCTTGTCCAGCAGGTGTCCGCGGACCGCTACCGCCTGCACGACCTGGTCGCGGTCTACGCCCGGCGCCTCGCCGCCGCATACCCCGCGGACGTCGCTGCGACCCGGGCCGGGGTGTTACGGCTCTACGTGGCCGCCGCCCGCCGCGCGAGCGACTGGGGCCCCTCTGCCTTCCCTGCCGGCCCGCGGCCGGACACCGCGCCCTTCGCGGACTGGGAGGAGGCCTCGGCCTGGCTGGACGCGGTGGGCTACGAGCTGGTCGACGTGGTCGGCCATGCGGCGGCCGTGGGGCACGTGGACGACGCCTGCTGGCTCGCCGAGGGGCTGTGCGACTACCTCACCCGACAGGGCCGGTACCACGAGTGCCGGGCCGCCATCGAGATCGCGCTGCCGCTGGCGGAGCAGGCCACCGACCAGCGGATGGTCTCCGAACTGCGCACCTGTATGGGCATAGCGCTCGGCCTGCAGGGCCAGTACGAGCAGGCGCGCCGCTGGCTGAGGGATGCCCTGGAGATCAGCCGCCGTACCGGAGACCTGATGGAGCAGGCCCGGGCCCTGGGTTCCCTCGGGATCTTCGCCAATGCGGCAGGGGAACCGGCCGAGGCCGCCGCGCTCCTGGCTGAATCCGCGGGCCTTGCCCAGGTGGACGACGACTGGCCCACTGTCATGTACTTGGCCAACATCGGCGCCATCCACCATCAGGTGGGGCAGCACGAAGAGGCCCACGACTGCTACGCCGCATCGGTCGTCCTCGCCGAGAAGATCGGCAGCCCCAGGATCCTGAGCAAGACGCTGTTCCGCATGGGGACCCTCCAGCTCGACCGCGGGAGGCACGCGGAGGCTGCCGACTCGCTCCGCAGGGCCGCCGGACTCGCCGAACGCGTCAGGGACATCCCGCTGTACGCCGCGGTCCTCGGCAGACTGGCCACCGCCGAGGAGTGCCTGGGCAACCCGGCCGGGGCGAAGGAACTCCACCGCCGGGCACTCGCGGCGGTCGGCGAACGGTCCGGCACCAGGCTGGAGGCCGAGATCCGCAACCGGCTCGGCTGGCGCCACGCCGCGACGGAAGACCTCACCCAGGCGCGCGACCGGTATGAGCGGGCCATCGCCCGCTCCTGCACCGACCCCGGGGAACTCGCCCGCACCATCGACGGCCTGCACCGCAGCGGACAACCAGGCCCCGGCGGCTCCAGCCCCCCGAGGACGCCGGCATGA
- a CDS encoding class I SAM-dependent methyltransferase, which yields MSQRDHSCGSPGLESYVSLAFDRELGINEVEQVRRSLGAQAAVSIPSAVADAYGRARELGFSKSSRPEVGALISVLASAVPGYGRVLELGTGAGLGLAWVVYGLGERNDVEVVSIEIDPVQAAFVANSGWPEWVSIVAGDALEIVPTMGAFDLIFLDVPDAKNRRLCDAVAALRPGGKLLIDDMGLPGASNSPSGAGLATIRDQLFSDRRLVCAELAYSSGMILAVRRRD from the coding sequence ATGTCTCAGCGGGATCATTCCTGCGGTTCTCCTGGGCTGGAGTCGTATGTAAGCCTGGCCTTTGATCGTGAACTAGGGATCAACGAAGTGGAGCAGGTGCGGCGGAGCCTCGGCGCACAGGCGGCCGTCTCGATTCCCTCTGCCGTGGCGGACGCATATGGTCGTGCGCGAGAGCTGGGGTTTTCCAAATCGTCACGCCCTGAGGTCGGTGCGCTTATTTCAGTGCTGGCGTCTGCGGTTCCTGGATATGGTCGTGTGCTGGAACTGGGCACGGGGGCTGGTCTCGGGCTCGCCTGGGTCGTGTATGGCCTAGGGGAGCGTAACGATGTCGAAGTGGTAAGCATCGAGATCGACCCTGTTCAAGCCGCGTTCGTGGCGAATTCCGGATGGCCGGAATGGGTGTCCATCGTTGCTGGTGACGCGCTAGAGATCGTCCCAACCATGGGGGCCTTCGATTTAATCTTCCTTGATGTCCCAGACGCCAAGAACAGAAGGCTCTGCGATGCTGTGGCCGCACTGAGGCCAGGTGGAAAACTGCTCATCGATGATATGGGGTTACCTGGCGCCTCGAATTCCCCAAGCGGTGCTGGTCTCGCGACTATCCGTGATCAACTATTCAGTGATCGCCGGCTCGTCTGCGCTGAGCTCGCATATTCAAGCGGGATGATTCTCGCGGTCCGTAGAAGGGACTAA